The following nucleotide sequence is from Dromaius novaehollandiae isolate bDroNov1 chromosome Z, bDroNov1.hap1, whole genome shotgun sequence.
CGTCTATTAGCTCAAGTCCCTTTTTTTCAAAGTAGAATATGTTCTGGACCTGACTGTACTGCAGCCCAGGTATTTCTTCCATGGGCGGCACAGAGATGCACGCCTGTACCTGTCAGTTTCACTGGCATGCTCTTCTGCAGGCTGTATCTGGAGTGAGCTTGATCAGAGTACACTTTGAGATTGGTATTCTTCCACCTTGTTTGAGGAGCTTTATTTTGGAGCTCAGTTGGTGCTCTGAACTACTCACTTAGATGGTGGCATAATGTTGAAGGTATTCCCATGCATGCTCATCACCAGAAACTTGGGTATCTTAGCTACCTGCAGGATTAGGTAGAAGTTTGCTGGTGCTTTCAAGAACATCATTTGTGGTTAAGGAATAAATCTGGGTCTCTAGCCGTATAAGTCTGGAATATATTTATCAGTGAGATAGAGTCTGAGGATCTTATATTTATTTTCCTATCCCTGTTTAGCAGAACGTCCTTTTGTAATTGCTCATGCCTGCCTGGCTGTGTATTAAAGTGGCTTTCTTTTTCAGCTCTGTGTTGCCTTCCACAAAGTCTCTGCTGGGATTAGGCAGCAGAAGGCTGAGGAAGAAAGTAGCTTGTATCAGATTCTGTTGAGAAGAGTCTAAGTCCCTTAAGCTATCATGCTATAGAGGCACATACGTGTCTTATGACTCAGGACAGTGCTGTTACTTTGTTACCAGAGCAACAAAGATAAAACAGTTAAAAGAGTCTCAGACCAGATAGAATCTCATCAGTTAGGTCATCTGATGTTGCCTAATTTCCTATGCAAATATTGGAACTACCATTAGAAAGCAGTTTAATGCAATCTTTGcttatttctgtggctttttgGGTATCCAAACCCAGAATTTTATCTAAATAAAATTCTAGATTCTTCTGTACTCACAATGGACTTGCATAAAGAGTTTGAATTTTGCTTGAAGGTAATTTGAAAAATGATTAGACAGTTTGATCCTACTACTACTATGACTCAAAATACACACTTAGGAAGTGCAGTGGGTGTGTGAAGTAAGTGTGTGGTTTGACATTGATTAATGTGTTGTAATGCTAGTGTTGTGTAGGAGTATAAAAGGCCTGTCagcaaaaaggggggaaaatttTATTGAGGGAAAATTCAAATAATTTGTATGTTCAGatgtgaagcagaaaaaaaaatcaagcaaacagGTTTTGTTTGTAGGCTGGTAGTTTCTAGTACTGTTTTACAAATGCACTGTTGTAAAAATGTTCATTAAAAGATTAATTACAACTTGAATGTTGTTTGCAATATATATAACTTCACAAGCCCTATATTAACATTGTGAAACTAGTCGTTACAAAATTTGGTAAATTCACAGCCTGTTAAATTAGGCAAACTGGTGGAGAAGAGGTGAGTTCTGTTTCTTGCCCTGAAAGTGTATAGAAagctcctcctctctcttcctagTGGCAGCACTCCCTGCTGCAGTTTACCTTAACAACTGGGTACTTATGAGTACTTATTTACAAACTGACAGAAAGTAATAAAGTATATATTTTGCCATAACCAATAACAAATGatcaaagcaaataaaactgtatttccttCCTAAACCCAAGCAAGAAACTGTCTGATTTACAGTGGTCATAGGTGCAATTTTGGCATATCTTTGGCTAGAGTGGAATTCGGTGCCTAGAGTCCAGTTCTTTGTATGGAGTGGCTGAAGTATATTCTACAGTGCAAGTTAGAAATAAGCAGATATTTATATTTGCccattattttatcattttaggTTCTGTCTTCACCATGGAAAAGCCTTTGcttttgtatatatttgtattCCACTGGCATTTGCTGAATGGTAAGAAGCTAAACTGTTTGATTAGCTTTCCTATTCGTGTATAAGCATGGAAATTTTAATTCTTCAGGTAGTTTTCTGTACAGTattagtgttttgtttttgtttttctttgcttaatgTTTTGAATAAAAAGGTCTTTGCGTGCCTTTAAATTAAGCTCTAGATATGTGTGCTTTAATATAGGGGCTTTGATAGGGGTCTGGATTGAAATCCTGGTCATTGTTTCAGCATGTATCCCTCTTAAGATGTGGTACCATTTTGCAATACACAGGTGGTTTCATTGGCTATGTCAAACCTGGGAATCTGTTTTGTACTCTTCAGCATTGTGTGTAAAAGTAATTGACATTTATATAAAACAGAATGTTCTTGTAAGAGGCATTAACAATTGCAGACAGTGTTCTGAAAGCAACAGCTGAGGGTGTGCACATGcatacatctgttttttttaacagaatcaTATTGTGCATATGCACAAATCAGGGGTCTGCAGATATAAATAGCCCAGTTTGTCCTGAATTTGGCTGTGTGCCTGCAAAAAAAGTTTAACTTGTATGAACAGGACAGTATTTTTGGTCCTTCAAGGTCCTATGCGTATGATAAAATGTAACTTTGAAAATTAGGCTTATAgttggaaaattaaaaattttcttctcaattttgtttttcagctttattCACTGTTGAAGCTCCACAGTCACTCTACACTGTGGAATATGGGAGCAATGTGACCATGGAATGCACGTTTCCAGTGAATGGGCAATTAAAGTTTAAAGATTTAAGTgtcagctgggaaaaaaaagatgaatttaggAAAGATGTTTATGTACTTCTCAAAGGGGAGGAAGATTTCAACAGTCAGCACAGTGACTTTAAGGGAAGAATAAAATTGTTGAAAGAGAAACTGAACTTTGGGCAGTCTGTCCTTCAGATCACTGACGTTAAGGTCAGTGATGCAGGGTTTTACCGCTGTCTAATTGACTACAGGGGAGCTGACTACAAGATGATCAGTTTGAAAGTTAAGGGTAAGTTCTACTGCAGGAGTTTCAGTGCTCTGTGACACTCTTGAGAGGTCCCAGAGGAGTTGCTGATTGGAAGGCATGCCCGGGTTATCATCTGAAGAAACTTCTCTAGAGACTTGTGCAGCCTCATGACCATTGCACAGCTGAATGACCTTGTGTTTCTGTCCAGATGGAATCCATTTCCGTACTTTGTTTTCCAGGCAGATGAGGAATGGTGTTGCAAAAAAACATTTGGACAGGGCAGACTGGACCAGAAAACTAATGCAATTTTCCAAACAACATCAGCATTGTAGTAAACACTATATAAATCCTGTACCCCCCTGATTACTATGAAGAGACACAACATATATCTTTTCTGTCGAGAATTCTGTTTACAAAAGCTGAGTTGATATATAGAAATCTGGCCCAGAGGCTGGGGGTGAGGAGATTGTGTCTTGCTAACATATGCTGTTCTTCTAGCTTCCTACTTGtaattgttttcttccctttgcttAGCTCCTTATAGAACCATAAACCAAGGAGTGGTGAGTACAGGAGACAAAGAATGGAAGTTAACGTGCCAGTCAGAAGGATACCCGAAAGCTGAAGTAATATGGCAAAATGGAGGATATCAGGATTTGACTGATAAAGCAAACACAAGTTACAAAACTGGAAATGATCAGCTGTATCGTGTGACAAGTACGCTTAAAATCAAAAGCAAAGCTGATGAGATTTTTCACTGTACATTCTGGAACAAAGAACTTCAAGAAAATATATCTGCTATTTTATACGTAGCAGGTAACACTTCTGAATTTCATTTATAGTACTACTTTTCATGATCATATGTTGTTTTGTATCAGATGGATCAATcatgattttcttctctttcctatcTAATTTAGGAAAGGCTGAAAAGAAATACTGTGTGGTGTTAAGCGTTGCTATTAGTGCACACTTTCACAATATTAATACATTCACTATGCACGTGGGGATGGAGCTAGTTGTTCAAGGACAGCAATTTTGCACGGCCTGTAGTTAAGTGAAAACTGAGTGTGCACCTGTCATTTAAAGGAAGTTCAATTATTTGAAAAGCATAGAGCTTGTATCCTAGAAATAAAACCCTTTTTTATAAATTAAAcacattttccaaaaatgttCTGTTTCAATGATAACTGTCTACGAAATTTGAACAACGTTTTTTTCTTGCCACTACAGCCATTGCTGCCAGCATATTGAATTTAACAAATTATGCACAGATTTTATTTCTCATAACAACTGGATTAACAGAAGATACATGAATGCAGGAGAGCAGTACAGTGTCCTGTGAGACATTTTAATCAGTCACTACCTCTACTGCTTTTGCCCTTGGCTGCTCTTATTATTTCTTCATTGTCCCTGTGATATGCTGGCACAAGCTTTGAACGAGACTGGTGACCTGGtccagctgaaaaataatctCTTCGTGTTTGTCAGACTGTTACTCAGCCAGGTCATTTCACCAGTCCAATTCATAATATCGGTGCTGGCACACTTTCCAGGGCTgtcaggaggtggaagcaggcaGAAGGTGGGAAAAGCCTGTAACAAGCTGGTCGTCCTTTCAGGAGGTTCTCACCTCCTTGGTGAGAACAAGAGTACAGTTTAGACAATgacaagaaatacctctgggatTCAAGGAGGCCACCTATCTTTTGCATTCAGAGCTCTGCCATCTCAAAGGGACTTTCTGGTCTCTTAACCATCTTGTTTCTATAATCCTGATGGAATGGAGCTAAGCGTTTTGTTCCTTGATGACCAGCAGGACTTGTGACAGGAATCGAAGGGACTGTCATGCAGAATCCTGGAAGCAAAGATAAATATGAGTATGTTTTAGCTTTACCTTTATTGAGTTAGTGAGATACGGTGAAGTGCACCATCAGCGCCTGGCCTTGGATAAAATCTAGAATGCTTCTATCATGTCTAAAATCCTGATAACAAACACAATagagtgaaaaagaaagcaaaatggagaAACTTGAATATAATTCTGCAGTGTCTTTCCCCTGCTTGTCTTTCTTCAAGATTCAGCTGAGGATATTCTGTGGACTAAGAACAGACGCTTTGTTGGAGCAATTCTGATTGTGACTGCTCTCTTTGGATCAGTGCTTCTATTTATGCTCTGCATAGGAAAAGGTATTCAAGTTATTTATTTTAGCATCTCTCAGCTGTTATCCATCTATTTTGTTAATTCAACTTCACAGAGATGGGATGAGAGGATAAAAGCTTGACTTAGTTCCTTCATCCTGAAACTACCgatttttttactgcattttttttttctttatctgactTTATCACATACTAGCTATTAAGTTAGCAGAGTGGAAGAGGTCAGCCCCTCACAGGCCACTTACCCTTGCAtctctgttt
It contains:
- the CD274 gene encoding programmed cell death 1 ligand 1 isoform X2, which encodes MEKPLLLYIFVFHWHLLNALFTVEAPQSLYTVEYGSNVTMECTFPVNGQLKFKDLSVSWEKKDEFRKDVYVLLKGEEDFNSQHSDFKGRIKLLKEKLNFGQSVLQITDVKVSDAGFYRCLIDYRGADYKMISLKVKAPYRTINQGVVSTGDKEWKLTCQSEGYPKAEVIWQNGGYQDLTDKANTSYKTGNDQLYRVTSTLKIKSKADEIFHCTFWNKELQENISAILYVADSAEDILWTKNRRFVGAILIVTALFGSVLLFMLCIGKAIQFLEGLGQQVLTKIYH
- the CD274 gene encoding programmed cell death 1 ligand 1 isoform X1, coding for MEKPLLLYIFVFHWHLLNALFTVEAPQSLYTVEYGSNVTMECTFPVNGQLKFKDLSVSWEKKDEFRKDVYVLLKGEEDFNSQHSDFKGRIKLLKEKLNFGQSVLQITDVKVSDAGFYRCLIDYRGADYKMISLKVKAPYRTINQGVVSTGDKEWKLTCQSEGYPKAEVIWQNGGYQDLTDKANTSYKTGNDQLYRVTSTLKIKSKADEIFHCTFWNKELQENISAILYVADSAEDILWTKNRRFVGAILIVTALFGSVLLFMLCIGKELYKNEDERDCRGASFEEEELQYKQIEKT
- the CD274 gene encoding programmed cell death 1 ligand 1 isoform X3; this encodes MEKPLLLYIFVFHWHLLNALFTVEAPQSLYTVEYGSNVTMECTFPVNGQLKFKDLSVSWEKKDEFRKDVYVLLKGEEDFNSQHSDFKGRIKLLKEKLNFGQSVLQITDVKVSDAGFYRCLIDYRGADYKMISLKVKAPYRTINQGVVSTGDKEWKLTCQSEGYPKAEVIWQNGGYQDLTDKANTSYKTGNDQLYRVTSTLKIKSKADEIFHCTFWNKELQENISAILYVADSAEDILWTKNRRFVGAILIVTALFGSVLLFMLCIGKELYKNEDERDCRGASFEEEELQCGLPSNPLISDSCQRGHWSFSGERPGYTWMTP